In Campylobacter anatolicus, one DNA window encodes the following:
- a CDS encoding CiaD-like domain-containing protein: MKLDDIAKMAIDEVSAELEKIERLTKQNLQEKTQIKTQENTTNDDLKVFEASENIAKKDEKNSEKEINSAEEIFLKNLRERVEVLFEGLNETPKDELQSRLELTLKFLEFVLASVENRLKNLSK; the protein is encoded by the coding sequence ATGAAACTTGATGATATAGCAAAAATGGCGATAGATGAAGTGAGTGCAGAGCTTGAAAAAATAGAGCGACTAACAAAACAAAACTTGCAAGAGAAAACTCAAATTAAAACACAAGAAAATACTACAAATGATGATTTAAAAGTGTTTGAAGCTTCTGAAAATATTGCTAAAAAAGATGAAAAAAATAGTGAAAAAGAGATAAATAGTGCTGAAGAAATTTTTCTTAAAAATTTACGTGAGCGTGTAGAGGTATTGTTTGAAGGGTTAAATGAAACGCCAAAAGATGAGTTACAAAGTCGTCTTGAATTGACGCTTAAATTCCTTGAATTCGTGCTTGCAAGTGTTGAAAACAGACTTAAAAATTTATCAAAATAA
- a CDS encoding CCA tRNA nucleotidyltransferase → MLKTDLKIYQNNKLDVVRDLLAPYTNRAYLVGGCVRDALLGRAVSDYDIEVYDINPQKFDTLMSEYGANGVGKSYFIYKFKNFDLGLPRSENRTGLTHKDFDVSYINEPRQACLRRDFSVNAMMINIFNGEFLDFFGGVGDLENRVLMHIDDKKFCEDPLRVLRGVQFSSRLGFYIAPKTLELMNGLSLAHLSKDRINTELIKFFRAKHLYIGARYLYELGLLGELFGKFVDGKFAPLLIPQDEFDKFNNELKNAREFVADERLFIYLICGYFCIDVELNLNRLKMPKSFLSVVKQPYFKDEPSDKELLRISLKMPLKEWLGLKSKELIKRAKNLGVYDTKFDAKTNTQEILKAGFSGKAVGVEIARRQDIAIDKFLNLQLKIC, encoded by the coding sequence GTGTTGAAAACAGACTTAAAAATTTATCAAAATAACAAACTTGATGTGGTGCGTGATTTGCTCGCACCATACACTAATCGTGCTTACTTAGTCGGTGGCTGTGTGAGAGACGCACTACTGGGTCGTGCAGTAAGTGATTATGATATTGAAGTTTATGATATAAATCCACAAAAATTTGACACATTGATGAGTGAATACGGTGCAAACGGCGTTGGTAAGAGCTATTTTATATATAAATTTAAAAATTTTGACCTAGGTCTTCCTCGTAGTGAAAATCGCACTGGGCTAACTCACAAAGATTTTGATGTAAGCTATATAAATGAGCCAAGACAGGCGTGTTTGCGACGCGATTTTAGCGTGAATGCGATGATGATAAATATCTTTAATGGCGAGTTCTTGGACTTCTTTGGTGGAGTTGGCGACTTAGAAAATAGAGTGCTAATGCATATAGATGATAAGAAATTTTGCGAAGACCCACTGCGTGTATTGCGTGGGGTGCAGTTTAGCTCACGGCTTGGCTTTTATATTGCACCTAAAACGCTAGAACTGATGAATGGTTTGAGTTTGGCTCATCTTAGTAAAGATCGTATAAATACCGAACTTATTAAATTTTTTCGCGCAAAACACCTTTACATAGGTGCAAGATATCTTTATGAGCTTGGGTTGCTTGGCGAGCTTTTTGGCAAGTTTGTAGATGGCAAGTTTGCTCCACTTTTAATACCACAAGATGAGTTTGATAAATTTAATAATGAGCTTAAAAATGCACGTGAGTTTGTGGCAGACGAGCGACTCTTTATCTATCTTATATGTGGATATTTCTGTATTGACGTGGAGCTAAATTTAAATAGACTGAAAATGCCAAAGAGCTTTTTGAGTGTCGTAAAACAGCCATATTTTAAAGATGAGCCAAGCGATAAAGAGCTATTGCGGATCTCCTTAAAAATGCCACTTAAAGAGTGGCTTGGACTTAAGTCAAAAGAGCTTATAAAACGTGCTAAAAACTTAGGCGTGTATGATACTAAATTTGATGCTAAAACTAATACGCAAGAGATTTTAAAGGCTGGGTTTAGTGGTAAAGCTGTAGGTGTCGAGATAGCTCGTAGGCAAGATATTGCTATAGATAAGTTTTTAAATTTACAACTTAAAATATGTTAA